Proteins from a genomic interval of Oceanispirochaeta crateris:
- a CDS encoding HAD-IG family 5'-nucleotidase: MPVFINRVLNMKNIKVIGFDMDYTLIRYHAEAFEELTHKLAAKRLSERVDYPEEVKNLVFDFQRAIVGLVIDKRNGNLLQISRHGKVKIAYHGLEPLDFHKQQIIYQEMAIDLRDPDFQSLDTSFAISYGVLFSQLVQMKSEGYSLPGYREIAEDVNHEIDILHQDDSIKSRLRADFDRYVIKDPKVAGMLERYRDYGKKLMIITNSDYSYTRQLMDYALNPYLKKHKTWQDLFDIVITFADKPRFFEQKGRFLRIDPETELMSNHTEPVDFGIYQGGNFHKLQKDLGYSGSEILYLGDHIYGDVVSIKKTCNWRTALVLGDLEDEISGLIKSKDVQQQINKLMDEKLALEKEINFIDAKRFEGENIPRSRLTPLFDKMDGLNSKISELLRQYKIFFNPYWGEILRAGFDESRYAEQVEKYACIYMTKVSDLYDYSPKTYFRPYRRIMPHEDMTLLS; encoded by the coding sequence ATGCCAGTTTTTATAAACCGTGTTCTCAATATGAAAAACATCAAGGTCATCGGTTTTGACATGGACTATACGCTTATACGCTATCATGCCGAAGCTTTTGAAGAGCTGACCCATAAATTGGCTGCAAAGCGCCTTTCAGAAAGAGTTGATTACCCGGAGGAGGTGAAAAATCTTGTTTTCGACTTTCAAAGAGCCATTGTGGGCCTTGTTATTGATAAACGAAATGGAAATCTCTTGCAGATTAGCCGCCATGGGAAGGTAAAAATTGCCTATCACGGCCTGGAACCTCTGGATTTTCATAAGCAACAGATCATCTACCAGGAGATGGCCATCGATCTGAGAGATCCAGATTTTCAGAGCCTGGACACGAGCTTTGCCATTTCTTACGGTGTACTCTTCAGTCAATTGGTTCAGATGAAGTCAGAAGGATATTCTCTGCCCGGATATAGGGAGATCGCTGAAGATGTCAACCATGAAATTGATATTCTACATCAGGATGACAGCATAAAATCCAGGCTCAGAGCCGATTTTGACAGGTATGTCATCAAAGACCCCAAGGTTGCCGGGATGCTGGAACGCTACAGAGACTATGGTAAGAAGCTGATGATCATCACCAATTCCGACTATTCCTATACAAGACAGTTGATGGATTATGCCCTGAATCCCTACCTTAAAAAGCATAAAACATGGCAGGATCTTTTTGATATTGTCATCACATTTGCGGACAAACCCCGGTTTTTTGAACAAAAAGGACGGTTTCTCAGAATCGACCCCGAGACAGAGCTGATGAGCAACCACACAGAGCCTGTGGACTTTGGGATTTACCAGGGTGGAAATTTTCATAAGCTTCAGAAAGATTTAGGCTACTCAGGAAGTGAGATCCTCTACCTGGGCGACCATATTTATGGTGATGTAGTGTCCATTAAAAAAACCTGCAACTGGCGGACAGCCCTTGTCCTGGGAGATTTGGAAGATGAGATCAGCGGCCTTATAAAATCAAAGGATGTACAACAGCAGATCAACAAGCTCATGGATGAAAAGCTGGCCCTTGAAAAAGAGATCAACTTCATCGACGCCAAACGCTTTGAAGGAGAGAATATCCCCAGAAGCCGTCTAACGCCCCTATTTGACAAGATGGATGGCCTGAATTCGAAAATATCGGAGCTTCTAAGACAGTATAAAATCTTCTTCAACCCCTATTGGGGAGAGATTCTCAGAGCCGGCTTCGATGAAAGCCGTTATGCTGAACAGGTCGAAAAATATGCCTGTATCTATATGACCAAGGTCTCTGATCTTTATGATTATTCACCCAAGACCTATTTCCGGCCTTATAGAAGGATCATGCCTCATGAGGATATGACCCTGTTGAGCTAG
- the ppk1 gene encoding polyphosphate kinase 1 yields the protein MPQITPPKERDYPFFNKEMSWLSFNARVLQEAEDQRNPLGERMKFMGIYSSNLDEFFRVRVAMIRRLCRMGQEGANILKEDPAEALLNIQKEVGIQRKRFNTTLKKLYKEMSEHGIQLLDDHNLNEEQIAFSKEYFEREVRHKIFPIMIDKRYKLPEMKDKTLYLAVELKRTVRKEVKTSYSIIEIPTKVLPRFIKLPEEGEGQKIILIDEIVRIGLPSIFRDSHYHSFRAWNFKVVRDSELDIDENDDSLSYMSKINQSIQRRKLGDIIWFLYDVDMNEDLFNMFLKKMRFRKHDTVTPGGRYHYFSDFIRFPKMVNLPCCENDSPLKHRHFPQGVRIFPAIRAKDTLLYFPYHSFDTVIDLLREASIDPRVESIKVTLYRVANYSSVANALINARKNRKEVLVIMELQARFDEENNIYWANLLKENDVQVIFGVEGLKVHSKLLLISRREKGKINRYGGIGTGNLNEDTARIYTDCFLLTAHKEILEEVDALFDFFENNYRHRGTKHLLISPYGLRSGLTELIDNEIKWAQQGEKASIRIKLNNLSDEGIIQKLYEASQAGVSVKIIVRGRFSLVPGIEGFSENIKAISILDRYLEHARFFIFRNGGDNKCFISSADWLGRNIDRRVEVTCPIYRKSIKQELKSIFDIQWADNTKARILDKDLKNEYVIQKEGDESVRSQDSVYTYLIQKTARS from the coding sequence ATGCCCCAAATCACTCCACCAAAAGAGAGGGATTACCCTTTTTTTAACAAGGAAATGAGCTGGCTTTCATTCAATGCCAGAGTTCTCCAGGAGGCCGAAGACCAGAGAAACCCTCTGGGAGAACGGATGAAATTCATGGGCATCTACTCTTCAAATCTGGATGAATTTTTCAGAGTCCGAGTGGCCATGATCAGACGCCTGTGCAGAATGGGACAGGAAGGGGCCAATATTCTAAAAGAAGACCCTGCTGAGGCTCTTCTCAATATCCAGAAAGAAGTGGGGATTCAAAGAAAACGATTCAATACTACTCTCAAAAAGCTCTACAAGGAGATGTCTGAACATGGAATTCAGCTCCTGGATGATCATAACCTGAATGAAGAACAGATTGCCTTTTCAAAAGAGTATTTCGAGAGAGAAGTCCGGCATAAAATCTTTCCGATCATGATAGATAAGCGGTACAAGCTGCCCGAGATGAAGGATAAGACCCTCTATTTGGCTGTCGAATTGAAAAGGACTGTGCGCAAGGAAGTAAAGACCAGCTACAGCATCATCGAAATTCCCACCAAGGTCCTTCCCCGCTTCATAAAACTTCCCGAAGAGGGGGAAGGTCAGAAAATCATCCTCATCGATGAAATAGTCCGCATTGGTTTACCCTCCATTTTCAGAGACAGCCACTACCACAGCTTTAGAGCCTGGAACTTCAAGGTTGTCAGGGATTCTGAGCTGGACATTGATGAAAATGACGACAGCCTCAGTTATATGAGTAAGATCAACCAGAGTATTCAGAGGCGTAAACTGGGCGATATCATATGGTTTCTTTACGATGTGGATATGAATGAAGATCTTTTTAATATGTTTCTTAAGAAGATGAGATTCCGAAAGCATGATACGGTGACCCCCGGTGGGCGCTATCACTATTTCAGCGACTTTATCCGTTTTCCAAAAATGGTTAACCTACCCTGCTGCGAAAACGATTCTCCTCTGAAACACCGTCATTTTCCCCAGGGAGTTCGTATCTTTCCTGCCATCCGAGCCAAGGATACACTGCTCTACTTTCCCTATCACTCTTTTGATACAGTGATCGACCTTCTCAGAGAGGCCTCTATTGACCCCAGGGTTGAGAGTATCAAGGTGACTCTCTACAGGGTGGCCAACTATTCCAGCGTAGCCAACGCCTTGATCAATGCGAGAAAGAACAGGAAAGAAGTTCTTGTGATTATGGAGCTTCAAGCCCGGTTTGATGAAGAAAACAATATTTATTGGGCGAACTTGCTCAAGGAGAACGATGTTCAGGTTATTTTTGGCGTAGAAGGACTCAAGGTTCATTCAAAACTACTGTTAATTTCCCGAAGAGAGAAGGGAAAAATCAACCGCTATGGAGGCATAGGCACGGGCAACTTGAATGAAGATACAGCCCGGATCTATACAGATTGCTTCCTTTTGACCGCCCATAAGGAAATATTGGAAGAGGTGGATGCTCTCTTTGATTTTTTTGAAAACAACTACAGACACCGAGGGACCAAACACCTCCTCATCTCCCCCTATGGCCTCCGTTCTGGTTTGACCGAACTTATCGATAATGAAATCAAATGGGCCCAGCAGGGGGAAAAAGCCTCAATCAGGATCAAATTGAACAACCTCAGCGACGAAGGCATCATTCAGAAACTTTACGAAGCCTCCCAGGCTGGAGTATCCGTGAAGATCATCGTCCGTGGCCGTTTCTCACTGGTTCCGGGAATTGAGGGCTTCAGCGAAAATATAAAGGCCATAAGCATTCTGGACAGGTACCTGGAACACGCCCGTTTTTTTATTTTCAGAAACGGCGGAGATAATAAATGCTTCATTAGCTCTGCCGACTGGCTGGGCAGAAATATTGACAGGCGGGTGGAAGTAACCTGCCCTATTTACAGAAAGAGTATTAAACAGGAACTAAAAAGTATATTTGATATCCAGTGGGCGGATAATACAAAAGCTCGTATACTGGATAAAGATCTGAAAAATGAATATGTCATCCAGAAAGAAGGTGATGAATCTGTGCGTTCACAGGATTCTGTTTACACCTATCTGATTCAGAAGACTGCCAGGAGTTGA
- a CDS encoding 6-phosphofructokinase, with translation MAESIKKIGILTAGGDCPGLNAAIRGVGKTAILKYGMKVYGFSSGYLGLINGEYRKLDEKSLSGILTLGGTILGTSREKPFKQGEYEDYIGSKPDRILENYDRLGLNALICIGGNGTMKTAGKLQELGLNVIGVPKTIDNDVWGTDMTFGFDSAVNIATEAIDRMHTTANSHKRIMVVEVMGHHTGWLTLFSGVAGGGDMIILPEIDWSPEVLKEYLLRRLDAGKPYSIVVVAEGIKLPKKRSKKKPESAGAVLAGMIQNLTGIETRETILGYIQRGGTPSPRDRIIATELGAYAAGMAANREFGRMGAYKGYNLVSVGLDEVAGKIKYVPTDHPLIQHARSIDTCFGDGMPAIKNRKG, from the coding sequence ATGGCAGAATCAATCAAAAAAATCGGAATACTTACTGCAGGCGGGGATTGTCCCGGTCTGAATGCGGCCATTCGGGGTGTCGGAAAAACTGCGATCCTCAAATACGGCATGAAGGTATACGGTTTTTCCTCCGGATATCTGGGCCTGATCAATGGTGAATACAGAAAACTGGATGAAAAATCACTTTCCGGGATTCTGACTCTGGGAGGAACCATACTGGGAACCTCGAGAGAGAAGCCCTTCAAACAGGGCGAATATGAGGATTATATCGGCAGTAAACCCGACAGGATTCTTGAAAACTATGACCGCCTTGGGCTCAATGCATTGATCTGTATTGGTGGAAACGGAACCATGAAAACAGCAGGGAAACTCCAGGAACTGGGGTTAAACGTCATTGGCGTACCCAAGACCATTGACAACGATGTATGGGGCACGGATATGACCTTCGGATTTGATTCGGCGGTCAATATTGCCACCGAAGCCATAGACAGGATGCATACCACAGCCAACTCTCACAAAAGGATCATGGTGGTGGAAGTCATGGGACACCATACAGGATGGCTGACTCTCTTTTCGGGGGTCGCTGGCGGTGGCGATATGATTATTCTCCCCGAAATAGACTGGAGCCCTGAGGTTCTGAAAGAGTATCTGTTAAGGCGTTTGGATGCGGGGAAACCCTACTCCATCGTCGTTGTAGCCGAGGGAATTAAACTGCCTAAAAAAAGAAGCAAGAAGAAACCTGAGTCTGCCGGAGCCGTTCTTGCTGGAATGATTCAGAACCTGACGGGAATAGAAACAAGAGAAACCATCCTGGGTTATATCCAGCGCGGAGGAACACCTTCTCCCAGGGATAGAATCATCGCCACAGAGCTGGGGGCCTATGCAGCGGGTATGGCGGCGAATAGAGAATTTGGCCGCATGGGAGCCTATAAAGGCTATAATCTGGTCTCTGTCGGCCTGGATGAGGTGGCGGGGAAAATTAAATACGTCCCCACCGATCATCCTCTGATTCAACATGCACGATCCATCGATACATGCTTCGGTGACGGGATGCCTGCCATTAAAAATAGAAAAGGATAA
- a CDS encoding D-alanine--D-alanine ligase family protein, with protein sequence MNKTSVALLYGGRSGEHEVSLRSAASVYKHIDREKYYIHLIGISRQGTWYLQNAPSTADEVLSIEEDAQMMISVVPGQGLSSHTGPISVDVVLPILHGTFGEDGTLQGLLEIAGLPYVGADVGASYLSMDKDITKIIWMHHNLPVVPFRSIRKNQTEAVGFTWNALLEDLKKEFSLPLFIKPSQCGSSVGVSRVEKDEAFQAAMEKALKYDRKVLIEPAVNAREVECSVVGNDTPRAFPPGELEPSHEFYDYDAKYVDPDGASLVIPAVLSETEALEVRTIAEKAYAVLGCSGMARVDFFMDRNNGNLYLNEINTIPGFTSISMFPLMCESGGLAYTELLDELISLALSKYKSRSALSFTIK encoded by the coding sequence ATGAATAAAACATCAGTCGCTCTGCTTTATGGCGGGCGCTCGGGAGAACACGAAGTGTCCCTCCGTTCAGCCGCCTCAGTTTACAAACACATAGACCGTGAAAAATATTATATCCACCTCATAGGCATCAGCCGTCAGGGAACTTGGTACCTTCAAAATGCTCCAAGTACCGCTGATGAGGTGCTCAGCATAGAAGAAGATGCCCAGATGATGATCTCCGTGGTGCCAGGACAGGGTCTGAGTTCTCATACCGGCCCTATATCTGTAGATGTTGTCCTACCAATCCTTCATGGAACCTTTGGAGAAGATGGGACCCTTCAGGGCCTGTTGGAAATAGCAGGCCTGCCCTATGTGGGTGCCGATGTGGGGGCCAGTTACCTCAGTATGGATAAGGATATAACCAAAATCATCTGGATGCATCACAACCTTCCGGTCGTCCCATTTAGAAGCATCAGAAAGAACCAGACCGAGGCTGTCGGATTTACCTGGAACGCCCTCCTGGAAGACCTGAAGAAAGAATTTTCCCTTCCTCTGTTCATTAAGCCCTCCCAATGCGGTTCCTCAGTTGGGGTATCCCGGGTCGAAAAAGATGAAGCCTTTCAGGCAGCCATGGAAAAAGCCTTGAAGTATGATAGAAAAGTCCTCATAGAACCTGCGGTCAATGCCCGCGAGGTGGAGTGCTCTGTCGTAGGAAATGATACCCCCAGAGCCTTTCCTCCCGGAGAGCTGGAACCCAGTCATGAGTTTTATGATTACGATGCCAAATATGTCGATCCCGATGGGGCTAGCCTTGTGATTCCGGCAGTGTTATCAGAAACAGAAGCCTTGGAAGTCAGAACAATTGCCGAAAAGGCCTATGCCGTTCTAGGCTGCAGCGGCATGGCGAGAGTCGATTTTTTCATGGACAGAAACAACGGCAATCTTTATCTGAATGAAATCAATACTATCCCCGGATTTACAAGCATCAGCATGTTTCCCCTGATGTGCGAATCGGGGGGGCTGGCCTATACGGAATTGCTGGATGAACTTATATCACTGGCTTTGTCAAAATATAAAAGCAGAAGTGCCTTAAGCTTCACAATAAAGTAA
- a CDS encoding divergent PAP2 family protein, with product MMNFLTYNPLIYSAFMGMLVAQVAKVILILALEKRLALDRLTETGGMPSSHSAAVAALSTACGIQYGVESPYFAIAIVFGAIVIYDATGVRRAAGRHAEILNSLIVELSHLFEEGNSPKALKTLLGHTYPQVFMGTLLGVVVGFLCMGSLNLTP from the coding sequence ATGATGAACTTTCTCACTTACAATCCACTCATCTATTCAGCCTTTATGGGGATGCTGGTTGCCCAGGTGGCCAAGGTTATACTCATTTTGGCCTTGGAAAAGCGCTTGGCCCTGGACAGGCTGACCGAGACAGGAGGGATGCCTTCATCCCATTCTGCAGCCGTGGCCGCTTTGTCTACAGCCTGTGGTATTCAGTACGGGGTCGAGAGTCCTTACTTTGCCATTGCCATTGTTTTTGGTGCCATTGTGATTTATGACGCTACCGGTGTTCGCCGGGCGGCAGGACGTCACGCGGAGATTCTAAATTCTTTGATTGTCGAACTGTCCCATCTTTTTGAAGAGGGGAACAGTCCCAAAGCATTGAAGACGCTGTTGGGCCATACCTATCCCCAGGTCTTCATGGGGACTCTACTCGGTGTTGTGGTGGGATTCCTCTGTATGGGAAGTCTGAATCTGACACCCTGA
- a CDS encoding UDP-N-acetylmuramoyl-L-alanyl-D-glutamate--2,6-diaminopimelate ligase, whose product MKTIKKIFKDIEIQNQRGDMDLEISSLEYDSRSVGPGTLFFALEGVHTDGHKYIDQAIHQGASGVVYSHDLDFFSEGVCYLKVKNTRQALSPASAAFYDYPSKKLKVIGVTGTDGKSTTVSFIHQLLVMEGRKSGFLSTVNYQVGRTIQANPYRQSTPEAPHIHKILREMVDNGLEYAVLEATSHGLSVKNSRLADVDFDVAVLTNVTHEHLEFHGTVEQYRLDKANLFKKIAVSSSEETFGVVNDDDQWSEIYMDAVGEKPVFLYSLKNKDADLWCSDYKSDERGIALTFNLPNGKKKSRLNMPGLFNVENAMAALLVVSEILEEDALELLENVPKLVGVEGRMTPINGTMPFSVLVDYAHTPGSFEKILPLVKSDVQGKLIVLFGSAGERDIEKRSEQGEIADDYADIIILSDEDPRGDDPMDILKDIAEGITSKDPDKNLFLIPDRREGMKKAIELASEGDMILTLGKGHESSIIYEDGPHPWKEADVLKSLLKEAGYTIE is encoded by the coding sequence ATGAAAACAATAAAAAAAATATTCAAAGATATAGAAATTCAAAATCAAAGGGGCGATATGGATCTAGAAATCAGCTCCTTGGAGTATGATTCAAGATCGGTCGGTCCCGGAACCCTCTTCTTTGCCTTGGAAGGAGTTCATACTGACGGACACAAATACATAGATCAGGCCATTCATCAGGGAGCTTCTGGCGTTGTCTATTCCCATGACCTGGATTTTTTTTCAGAGGGAGTCTGCTATTTAAAGGTCAAAAATACAAGGCAGGCCCTCTCTCCCGCATCTGCCGCTTTTTATGATTATCCCTCAAAAAAACTTAAAGTAATCGGCGTGACCGGAACCGATGGCAAGAGCACGACAGTCTCTTTTATCCATCAGCTTCTGGTGATGGAAGGCAGGAAGTCGGGCTTTCTGTCCACGGTCAACTATCAGGTGGGACGTACCATACAGGCGAACCCCTACAGACAATCCACCCCCGAAGCACCCCATATTCATAAGATTCTCAGAGAAATGGTAGACAACGGTTTGGAATACGCCGTATTGGAAGCCACCTCACACGGTCTTTCAGTCAAAAACTCCCGTCTTGCCGATGTGGATTTTGACGTGGCAGTCCTAACAAATGTCACCCATGAACACCTCGAATTCCACGGGACAGTGGAACAATACCGCCTGGATAAGGCTAATTTATTCAAAAAAATTGCAGTCTCCTCTTCTGAAGAGACCTTCGGTGTTGTCAATGACGATGATCAGTGGTCAGAAATCTATATGGATGCCGTCGGTGAAAAGCCTGTATTCCTCTACAGCCTGAAAAACAAGGATGCAGACCTTTGGTGCAGTGATTATAAAAGTGATGAAAGGGGAATCGCTCTCACCTTCAATCTACCCAATGGGAAAAAAAAGAGCCGCTTGAATATGCCCGGACTCTTCAATGTAGAAAATGCCATGGCAGCCCTCCTGGTCGTTTCTGAGATTCTGGAAGAAGACGCCCTGGAACTGCTTGAAAATGTACCAAAGCTGGTGGGTGTTGAAGGAAGGATGACCCCCATCAATGGAACTATGCCCTTTTCTGTACTGGTGGATTATGCCCACACACCCGGTTCTTTTGAAAAAATACTGCCCCTGGTAAAGAGTGATGTCCAAGGGAAACTCATCGTTCTTTTCGGCTCCGCCGGAGAACGTGATATTGAAAAACGCTCCGAACAGGGTGAAATTGCGGATGACTACGCCGATATCATTATCCTAAGTGATGAAGATCCACGGGGGGATGATCCCATGGATATCCTCAAGGATATTGCCGAGGGAATCACATCCAAGGACCCTGATAAAAACCTATTCCTCATCCCAGACAGACGGGAAGGCATGAAAAAAGCGATAGAATTGGCCAGCGAAGGGGATATGATACTCACCCTGGGTAAAGGTCATGAAAGCAGTATCATCTATGAAGACGGTCCCCATCCATGGAAGGAAGCGGACGTCCTTAAATCACTTCTCAAAGAAGCGGGATACACAATCGAATAG
- a CDS encoding NAD(P)/FAD-dependent oxidoreductase: MGQKELDIKISCQYNKEDLERNIKEILKIKNFEYTILKKSLDSRRKDKIHWLIRLKVHSNEIRESKSKFLSPETSTLKVPKISVSKEVIIVGTGPAGIFSALYLQRAGFRVTLLERGKDVRQRVKDIEKLEEASVFTENSNYSFGEGGAGTFSDGKLTSRSKHIKKERHYILHEFVRYGAPEEILYLSHPHIGSDKLIPIAENMRHEFQELGGTIHFDCTLEDIQPKEGRLQSVITSQGEIQADLFILATGHSALDTFRMLIGRGVPYRAKNFALGFRMEHSQEMINRIQWGCPSLDGVKAAEYRLTSGAGTLPVYSFCMCPGGKIVPAAAFKESNIVNGMSLYNRDGFFANAALVAGISPALIKETPPSALESMEWLESLEQKFYRETGDYRAPSMTIADFLSSKATGSILPSSYAPGLSPSDLTRLLPESVISSLQEGLKDICRRMPGWENGQLLGLESKTSSPIQVIRDGKSGLCESFENLYICGEASGWSGGIISSASDGLKTAQALALLYQ; this comes from the coding sequence ATGGGTCAAAAAGAATTGGATATTAAGATATCCTGTCAGTATAACAAGGAAGATCTCGAAAGGAATATCAAAGAAATTCTCAAGATTAAGAACTTTGAATATACCATCCTAAAGAAGAGTCTTGACAGCCGCAGAAAAGATAAAATTCATTGGTTGATTCGCCTAAAAGTCCATTCAAATGAGATTAGAGAGTCAAAATCCAAGTTTTTGAGTCCAGAGACAAGCACTCTAAAGGTTCCGAAGATTTCAGTATCCAAAGAGGTCATTATTGTTGGAACCGGACCTGCGGGTATCTTTTCGGCTCTGTACCTGCAAAGAGCCGGTTTCAGGGTCACTTTGCTTGAAAGAGGAAAAGATGTCCGGCAAAGGGTAAAAGATATTGAAAAACTTGAAGAGGCCTCTGTATTCACAGAAAACAGCAACTACAGTTTTGGTGAGGGAGGTGCCGGAACATTTTCCGACGGAAAGCTGACTTCCAGGAGCAAACACATAAAAAAAGAGAGACATTACATCCTCCATGAGTTTGTAAGATACGGTGCTCCCGAGGAGATCCTCTACCTTTCACACCCCCATATAGGCAGTGATAAACTGATTCCTATTGCTGAGAATATGAGGCATGAATTTCAGGAACTGGGAGGAACCATCCATTTTGACTGTACCCTCGAAGACATCCAGCCCAAAGAGGGCCGACTGCAGAGTGTCATCACCAGCCAGGGAGAAATTCAAGCTGATCTTTTCATTCTTGCAACGGGCCACTCCGCGCTGGACACATTCAGAATGCTCATAGGTCGGGGAGTTCCCTACAGGGCTAAGAATTTTGCCTTGGGATTCCGGATGGAACACTCCCAGGAAATGATCAATAGAATTCAATGGGGATGTCCATCCCTGGATGGCGTTAAAGCCGCCGAATATAGACTGACATCAGGAGCGGGGACACTTCCTGTGTATAGTTTTTGCATGTGCCCAGGAGGAAAAATAGTCCCTGCAGCAGCCTTTAAAGAGAGCAATATTGTCAACGGAATGAGCCTTTACAACAGAGACGGCTTTTTTGCCAATGCGGCCCTCGTAGCGGGGATATCCCCCGCTCTTATTAAAGAGACGCCCCCCTCGGCTCTGGAAAGTATGGAATGGCTAGAATCTCTGGAACAAAAATTCTACAGAGAAACCGGAGACTACAGAGCCCCTTCTATGACCATTGCCGATTTCCTCTCATCCAAGGCCACAGGATCCATCCTCCCCTCCTCTTATGCACCGGGTCTCTCCCCTTCGGACCTGACAAGGCTCCTGCCCGAAAGCGTCATTTCTTCTCTTCAGGAGGGCTTAAAGGATATCTGCCGCCGAATGCCCGGATGGGAAAACGGGCAGCTATTGGGGCTCGAGAGCAAGACCTCCTCTCCCATACAGGTCATAAGAGATGGTAAAAGCGGGCTCTGTGAGAGTTTTGAAAACCTCTATATCTGCGGAGAAGCCTCAGGATGGTCAGGAGGCATTATTAGTTCTGCATCGGACGGCTTGAAAACGGCTCAGGCACTGGCCCTGCTATACCAATAA